CAAGTGAATCAGAGGCTCCAATCTGCAGAGGTGATACACAAACAGATGCTTTCTTTCCTGGCAAGGTTACTTGAAAACCCTGCGTTGTTAACATGCCTTCAGCATGAGAAAGAACAAAGAGATGTAGAATCTCCTAAAGTGAGAAGGAGGTTTGTCAAGCAGCACCAAGAACGAACAGGAATATCAGATTTTTTGAAGGAAGGACAGATTGTAAGTTACCAACCTGATTGGAGAAATGTAACCATCTCTTCCAAAATACCAGAAATGTGTCCAACTTCCCTTGGAGGGTGTTCAAATTATCTTTCACATGATTTGGCAAAAGAATTGAGTGAAGGTGCTGAGAATCTGGTGTCAGATGGATTGGCCCCCTTGCACGAGGTTATGCCAACTTCTGACACCATTGGGTTAAAGTCATCAAGCTTTGGACTTGAAGATACCCTTTTGAAAGGGAAAACTGTCATGAGCTCAAATCAAGAAGATCTTCTTGCAGAGGAGATTGTTTCTTTCCCAGAGGATTTGACTAATGAGGCTGGATTTCCAGAGTTTTCACCTCTAGTTGAAACAGAAAGCATTATCAAGCCAGAAGATAAATGGAACACCAGCTTTCATTTCAGTGGCGCTCCCCCAGCTACCAACCATGAAGGACAAGAATTTAGATTCATTAGTGGTATGTCAGACATCTGGGATACTTGTTCACTGTGGGCAACACAGAGTTTCCGAACTGATGATCCAGCACTGGATGAATGAGAAAGTCTTGCTGATCAGTGATCATTCAGAAAACATAATAGAAATAAGAATGTGGATCCATTGCACTTGATTTGTTTCTGCACATATTGTGCTATGTTCAATTCCCGGAAGTCCAATTATTGtataatttgatttgtatgTGGTGTTCATTCACCAATCAACTGTCACCAAATTTCACAAAGTAAGTTAGACATGATATGTTAGCATAAACACTTCACATTGACGAGATAGTGTATGACAAATTGACAGTGAACATCGGGCATATGGGGTAAATAGTAACATatgttttacttaaaaaaatgtagttttattaattttgtttaaacttgATAAGTTAATTAGATGAATTGTCACATATGTTTATTGTAAAGAAAAATTagatcttaattaaaaaaaagtattttatcttttttttacgttataaatttaaagttcttattagttatttatatattaatattaatttttttaataattactaaatCATATCAAATTTGTACAGGtctaataataatgaaaaagtcCTCTAGCATATGACATGatttttgaaaagataaatatttctaaaaatgaaatatatgggTAAAACTAACATGAGTACATAACGGAGTTGTGgcatataattcaaattgaatGAGGACCTGTAAGtgtatttaattatgtttttcatcTGATACAAATTGAATGAGTTTATCTCGATCAggaaaataaaagagtaaaGCAATTATTCATCTTGCCTTTACTTCAATGAATAAGgataaggaaaaaaaacaaaggacATTACAATTGCCTCTGAAAGTAAACAGCAAGAGAAATCAAATAAATGTGCACAAGCATACGAAAGtaataattgtttcttttgtgaAACTTTAGGTGTACGAGTTTTATGATCTTATAACTAAGTTgaattttgtattataaaatgtttggTTTTTTTAGGATGTCAATTTTACAAAAGGAGATATAATTTAAGGGATTGCTTTTGAGGAAGAATATGCAGATATTCCCGTAGGTGTTTTTGGTATTGTCCAATATCCTTTTTTTGACATTGTTCAAGACACaaacaaaaaatgtaaaacCGTTTGTGTAAAAAATTGTGTAAAATCTGTCTTActtattaaagaaaaactttaGATACACAGTACATTATATAACATATAGACATAAACTCTATGGTTGCGGATCCGTTTACTAAAATATTCATCTAAAAGGTTTCATGAAGAAATTGTTATatctatttaaatattcattatgaTTATGATAATGTTCTTTTGTATTATTGGTGGGTTTAATTACACTAAATAAAGCATAAACCATTTCAATCTTATGTTAATTTGATGATTAGATTGAATTGACAAAAGTtacattttgtaaaatatataattacaaatcTATTGTATGAAACCAATAATTATTTTGAGATGAAACGTCTTggtaaaacatattttatattggttacTAAGGTTGTTTTAGATTGCTTTACAAGGTTATAtagaaaaagttctaaaaataCATGACATGCAATATTTCAAACTACATGGTATCCTTGTGATTAAAGAAAACAAGTTCAAACTTTAGGTCCCTAATATTTccattaaagaaaataaaatgtagaaAAATCCTTATGTATTAGCATAATGGTGTTTAATGTATGTTAGGTTTTTATGCATTTAGATGTTGTGTACATTATAGGAATGTTATCTTACGTAATTTTTGAGTAATATAAGAGTGAGTCattgaaaaaataatcaaaagtgAAATGTGGTagttatagaaaataaaatcatttgcTCACGTAGAAGGAGTTAAATAAACTTGAGATTATTTTGTCAACTGATTCTGATTTTGTTAGAGATAGtgtaaaataaactatttatttttttagaaatgttATTTTGGGAAAATTGCTAAACAACCCTTTATAGCCTTTTTAACCATAGAATTTCAGTTCATAACATGCTATGAGATATATAATCTTAGAATTTTGTTATGTAATATGGTATAGAAGGACCATATAAATGCTTTTGTGATAACAAATTGGCAAATACCAtgattaaacttaatttatgaAAGATATATgggataaaatatataattataaagttaCAACTTACTAGTCTAAATTGGAGATGCTTagatttaaattcaatattaatcttatatgaataattatacattaaaaatatcatcaacacctaattaaattaaattacatatgaTTAAATAGTATTAAAGTAAAGGTTACAAGACATTTAATGTGTGATAATTAGAAAGTAATTTGGTAAcggataaataaaaataccaaattaCCAAATGACAATCTCAGGTTAGCACTAAAATCTTCTCTTACTCTAATATATCATGGTGagattattacaaaaatttgaaatactTATTTGTCTGAATGgtgtattttaattatataaatttaatttattacattattatttaacaatataataatgagaataaaatttaaaataataaattttcacgTTACAAAGACTAACAGAACCTAAAAggataaaatcaatattttctcaaaattatttgtatatttatttatacagatattaaattaaatatttactaattttatgtttgttttaaactaataacattaaataacaTTCAagtagttaaaatttaatttaggagGGTATacatatgtattttaaatttatttttggcgttactttttaactaaataattactctatttaataaagaaagtaattgaaaaacttatatttactagaaaaaaaactatataactTCGTTGTTTACAAAACAATTACacatatactattttaatattatattaactatatcattatataaaagaatatactTTTTGATAATTACTTACTAGACaaattttactcttttaaaaataagaatattatattttattaaattatagatatttttaagctctattattttaatatatataatataatttttataaaattatatttgttagaattatattattt
This sequence is a window from Vigna angularis cultivar LongXiaoDou No.4 chromosome 2, ASM1680809v1, whole genome shotgun sequence. Protein-coding genes within it:
- the LOC108327915 gene encoding heat shock factor protein HSF8 isoform X2 encodes the protein MNPRQQSHPQLVPEAPIGFSTTLLRSPEAFPSCSFPRYTSASLPPPDIALSASLPSSSSQPQSSTPSPSSKFPSSTSEFEKGFRKIDSDKWEFYNEAFQRGKRYLLKNIQRRRNPHPHQVGRHIVHWSDAGKAGLEFDIERLGKERSVLMQEVVELRQQQRTTLHRARQVNQRLQSAEVIHKQMLSFLARLLENPALLTCLQHEKEQRDVESPKVRRRFVKQHQERTGISDFLKEGQIVSYQPDWRNVTISSKIPEMCPTSLGGCSNYLSHDLAKELSEGAENLVSDGLAPLHEVMPTSDTIGLKSSSFGLEDTLLKGKTVMSSNQEDLLAEEIVSFPEDLTNEAGFPEFSPLVETESIIKPEDKWNTSFHFSGAPPATNHEGQEFRFISGMSDIWDTCSLWATQSFRTDDPALDE
- the LOC108327915 gene encoding heat stress transcription factor A-3 isoform X1, coding for MNPRQQSHPQLVPEAPIGFSTTLLRSPEAFPSCSFPRYTSASLPPPDIALSASLPSSSSQPQSSTPSPSSKFPSSTSEFEKVITLPHPLESLQGNPVPAFLSKTFDLVDDPSLDPIISWSSAGVSFVVWDPTLFAIHVLPRNFKHNNFSSFVRQLNTYGFRKIDSDKWEFYNEAFQRGKRYLLKNIQRRRNPHPHQVGRHIVHWSDAGKAGLEFDIERLGKERSVLMQEVVELRQQQRTTLHRARQVNQRLQSAEVIHKQMLSFLARLLENPALLTCLQHEKEQRDVESPKVRRRFVKQHQERTGISDFLKEGQIVSYQPDWRNVTISSKIPEMCPTSLGGCSNYLSHDLAKELSEGAENLVSDGLAPLHEVMPTSDTIGLKSSSFGLEDTLLKGKTVMSSNQEDLLAEEIVSFPEDLTNEAGFPEFSPLVETESIIKPEDKWNTSFHFSGAPPATNHEGQEFRFISGMSDIWDTCSLWATQSFRTDDPALDE